In the Glycine max cultivar Williams 82 chromosome 6, Glycine_max_v4.0, whole genome shotgun sequence genome, AAGCCCAGCCGCAACTCCGGCGAGTTCAGGCCCCGCAGTATTTGCCGGTACAGCGACAGCACCCGGGCCCTGTTACGGCCCAAATCCTCCGCCGTGGACCATATCCGGCCCAAATCCAAAGGCTTCCGTTGCAGAGGGTTGAACCCAGAGGCGAATTTCGACGTTCTGAAGAATCCAACCGAACCCCATTTCTGGAAACTGCTCGGAATCTCCGGTTGATGCAATTTTCTGGTGGTTGCTGCCACGACGGGAACCGCAGAGAAGGAGCGCGAAGCAAAAGGGTCGTTGATGGAAAACACGTTTATTCTAGCTTTGGAGGCTACGGTCCTCCAGATTTTGGAGGTTTGGGACACCCTTTGCATTGCGGAATCGGAAAATGAGGAAGAAAGCAACTATGACGGTTCTAAACGGCGCTATCAGTCCGATCGGTACGTGGAAATGAAAGATTCTCTAACTTGTTCGTTtatgcaaatttttttaaatgtttagtaCTTAAGGCGTTTCCATTTCACACCCCCCCTTTTGTAAGCCCATAACATATCCCACTCCGTTTCACATCCTTCCTGTAGTGCCAATAATTGCTCCCTTGAAAAGCCCACTTCATTACAGTAGTGTtactaggtgcacccaacattctttaaaaatgataaaattattcttgCCTTCTTTCtcccggatcaagttgatccgcaagttgatttttaatttttaagactcATGGATGAAGTTGATCGGTaagtcttttacggatcaagttaatccgtaagtcttaaaaatcaacttaCGAATCAAGTTAATCCGTAAGAAGCTTGTGGATCAACTTGATAcgtaaaaaacttaaaaattaacttgatacctaaaagacttaaaaatcaacttgatACGTAAAAGACTTCAAAATAtttgcaaatatttttaaaaggataGAGAGATATTTTCGCCTTTTCACCTTTAAGTGCTGGATGCGCGAACATAGGAATTTCATCTTTCAACCCCATAATATATCCCAAACTTCTTatcgaaattttttttttccaaactcACTGCGTTAGTCGTCGACGTCGACCGCCGGATCGACCTCCATTCGCCGTCTTCCAATCGCTCTCAGTTCGACCGTCGCCGCCGGCATCCAATTCGGTTAGGCCATGCAGCTCTCTCTTTTGACGCCCTACGTTCAGGTCCCTATCTCCTTCCATCCaattagtgcatgtttggattaaagttaAAAATGTTGTAAGCACGTTCTAATTCAAATCTAACGGatgaaaagtaaaatgaaagcATAAGTAAGAGTCTTGATCCTTTGGTAAAAGCAAAGTACTTTTTCCTCAAAAGTgctttttcacttaaaaaccaaacatgcacttagTGTAGTTCTGACGTTTCGATGTTGCGGTTGAGCATTTCGCATTGCAATTTGCCTTTGGGCTTTTCATTTCACGTGTAGCTGAAACCAGATTCTTGGCCTGAAATAGTGTTTAaggagtgtgtgtgtgtgtctaccATTACATTGAATTTCCCTTTCAAGCATTGTTGAAGGGAATTTGATAACCTGAACTGAACTAATCCGAATTTGTTTGAGGTGCTTTGGTTTGTATTGTccaaaaaagtaatataattaaGGAAATTGAGAAAACCAACCTGAAGGTTTTAAAGTAATCTCTTGCGCTGTCTCACACTGATTCTGCCAGtgcttattttgttttgttaccATTCTGTTATAGGTATATTAAGGTTCTAATAGAAAAAAGGTTGATCAGCATAAAGATGGAGCTCACTATTACACAACCTGATGATTGGCATCTTCACCTCCGTGATGGTTCCCTTCTTCAAGCAGTTCTCCCTCACAGGTCATTTTgcatgcaaataaataaataaagaaaaacactCAGTGTTACTCTCCTATTTTAGGAGTTAAGCATTGCAATTTTAgtaagaaataagaagaaaataatgtaaaaagtaGTGAAAATATCATATCACAAGTTTCTAGGTTTAAGTATCCAGGTTCAATATTACAAAATGATAGCAAAATTAATGGTGGTTTCACACACAAGATACACAAGCTGGATGGTTAAAGTGGAGAAATACGTCGAGTGTTATTTGAGACCATAAAGCTCAAGGACAAGTTTTATCGTGGTACTGTATGACAAGCTAATATGGtagtgattagtgaattttgggcTTTAAAAAGACGAGAAAAAAAGTGGGAGTAGCATAAATGTGTATGTTAATATATGTGATCCATGTAGTCTACTTCGTATAATGGGATaagattattgttattgttgataTTCTAGTATTTTCTAATCTTTTGTGGGGTCAATGTGAGAAAGGCCTGCACACTGCATCTTTGTATAGTTTGgcatttattttgttaattgcaTTCCTACTGAAATTTACAAGAGTTCTGATTCATAACTATTGCTCTCACAGTGCAAAACAATTTGGAAGGGCCATAGTGATGCCAAATTTGAAACCACCCATCACTACCACGTCCGCTGCTGTTGCTTATCGAGAGTCCATTTTGAAAGCAATACCTAAAGATAGCAACTTCAATCCTCTCATGACACTTTACCTCACTGACATGACTACTCCTGATGAGATTAAACTTGCAAGTGAGTCTAATCAGTGGGGtacactaatttaaaaaaaaatacctatgaaatatgaagagaaaataaagttttaactgtatcagtaagtttaatttgtgtgtctatatttttatatatgtaagttTTGTTCTGAATCTGGTTAAAATGAAGTTTCTGTATCTTCTTTTTTACCTCCTATTGATCAGCCTTGTATTTGTTGCAATGTAATTGCCTATAGTGTTTGATCCTGTAACAAATGTCTTTCCCATGGGCCAGGAGACCATGAAAGTGAATGCTCATTTATCATTTGATTAGATTACACCCTCCATGCTCATCTGGCTTTGTTCCCCCACCCCCTATTAGTTATAGTACACTACTTGATTATGCTACTTGCATTGACAGAAAAAAGTGGACTTGTTTATGGTGTGAAGTTGTATCCTGCTGGTGCTACAACAAACTCCCAAGATGGTGTTACAGATATTTTTGGAAATTGTTTTTCTGTTCTCGAGGAAATGGCTGAGAAAAATTTACCAttattggtaattttttttaaaatttttatttgtggtttttgttttatttctttacaTTCTCTCTCACCACCCCATtgttgtgtgtgtatgtgtgtgtgtctatgtTAAATGTTCTTATATTGCTGCATAAGAATGTATTTAATTCTTTATGCTTCCATGCTTGCCTTCTTAATTCAAATAAGTTATGGTAAGTCACATTtttcatgaattattttatgtCATTGAATAGAATGTAATTACTACATACGGCACCAATTTTGGAGCATGTCCACTTTGAAAGCATCTACTTATACTTCAACACTGAACTATGAGCTTGTGGCATGTTTCCTTCTTTATGTTTGTCCtttatttaatatgtaaaaCTTAGAAGTTTACATTATACTCTCTTATCTGCGAATCACTATGCATGACAGGTTCACGGAGAGGTTACAAATTCAAACATTGATATTTTTGACCGAGAAAAAGTCTTCATTGAAACAATTTTAGAGCCTTTAGTTCAAAGACTTCCACAGCTGAAGGTTGTGATGGAGCATATTACTACCGCAGATGCTGTTAAATTTGTAGAGTCTTGCAAAGAAGGTAACATAACAAATTACTTGGAAGATCTAATTTGTCATTGTATTGTACtatttaatcttaaaattattCTCATGATTTGTACATTTGTAAGGTTATGTAGCAGCAACTGTTACACCACAGCATCTTCTTCTGAATCGTAATGCTTTGTTCCAAAGTGGCTTACAGCCTCACAATTACTGTCTTCCAGTGCTCAAAAGAGAGATCCATAGTATGTAACTTTGTTTCCTTCCTGTACAAtctaatgataaattttaacatcTTTCAGGTGTTATATCAAACTTTTTAGTTTACAATTTGAAATAATGATTCctccaaaattgaaaaaattgacgAAATGATTTAAATcatatgaattttataattttctttgttttgatcttCAGTAAATTAGTTAGATTCCTGATCGATTTGATTTGCATAGGAAAGATAAATACGTTTTGCAGTGCATTAAATGGTCTTTGAAGAAACATCGttatacttttataaattttaattttgctgCAGAGTGTAGTACACACTACACGGTACCATTGAAGAGTTTCAGACTTTACATTGTAGTAATTCCTTATTTAGGTTGAGGAAATGCCACTAAGTAGGGACAATGATCATCATGTTGACAATTGTTACCAAACTGTACAGGTCTTGGTCATCTTACCTTGGGTTcgttttgtttgtttcttatttAGGACAGGCTATTGTTTCGGCTGTCACTAGTGGAAGTAAACGATTTTTCCTTGGAACTGATAGTGCTCCACATGATAGGCGTAATAAGGAATGTTCCTGTGGATGTGCTGGCATATACAACTCACCGGTCGCTCTATCTCTATATGCCAAAGTTTTTGAAGAGGTAAcacttatattataatatttataatataatatgtcatTGTATTTATGCCTTCATTTCACTAATGTGCATTTAGTTGGTTTCAGAAGAGGGGGTTTATCTCATTCAATTGGAATAATATGCAGAGTTTCTAAGATTaattagtatttaaaatttgtgattggaaacaaaaatattatttccaaATGGTTTGCAAAACAAGTAATACTGTACATTGGGGTTAGAGGTGATGATATCTGATAATGCATCCCGTGTTGGCAAATCTGTAattttcatatgcatttctcATGTGTGCTTCATAGTACGATAATATGCTTATGCTtatgtgagtatgtgatgataTATCCTTGTTAATCTTAATTTGTTGTATGAAATTGGTGCAATTTCAGGCTGGTGCACTTGATAAGCTAGAGGCTTTTACAAGCTTTAACGGACCTGACTTCTATGGCCTCCCCAGAAACAAGTTAAAGATTAGACTGAGGAAAGCTCCTTGGAAAGTACCTGATTATTTGTCGTTTCCATTTGGAGACATTGTTCCCATGTTTGCTGGTGAAACCCTTGAATGGGAGGCATTGCCTTGCTGATTTGCTGTGTCTATTTGAAAGTTTGTATATCCTTCAGCTTAAATTATTGATTGCCGAGATGAGAATATTTATGTAGTGTTCAAGAACTATGGTCaagaaatttttgttttatcagtCAGTTCTGCGTTTATTTTGCAGATTGTTCTCATTTCTATTTCTTAGGTCAgttgaatttaaatatgaacCAGAACACCCTCTGTGACTAATAAATTTCTGGTTGTTGAGATGGGAATTTATATAGTATTCAGAATCAGAACTATGGTCAGGTAACTCTGCAGTTGTTCCAATTTGATCAATAAACTCGGCATAAATTTCCAGATTTACCTTGTTTCCATTTTATGTTCATGGGTCTGAGCTGAATTTCTGTATGAACTAAGTGCCCCCCGGTCACATGACACcacatcaaaattttaaattgtatgGCATTACACCttatttcaaaagacttcaattaTTCTGtaagttctctctctctctctctctctctctctctctctctctctctctctctctctc is a window encoding:
- the LOC100804389 gene encoding dihydroorotase, mitochondrial, with the protein product MELTITQPDDWHLHLRDGSLLQAVLPHSAKQFGRAIVMPNLKPPITTTSAAVAYRESILKAIPKDSNFNPLMTLYLTDMTTPDEIKLAKKSGLVYGVKLYPAGATTNSQDGVTDIFGNCFSVLEEMAEKNLPLLVHGEVTNSNIDIFDREKVFIETILEPLVQRLPQLKVVMEHITTADAVKFVESCKEGYVAATVTPQHLLLNRNALFQSGLQPHNYCLPVLKREIHRQAIVSAVTSGSKRFFLGTDSAPHDRRNKECSCGCAGIYNSPVALSLYAKVFEEAGALDKLEAFTSFNGPDFYGLPRNKLKIRLRKAPWKVPDYLSFPFGDIVPMFAGETLEWEALPC